The window cctatccaagtcactctgcatcctcttagcatcctcctcacagctaatactgccacccagcttcgtgtcatccgcaaacttggagatgctgcatttaattccctcatccaagtcattaatatatattgtaaacaactggggtcacagcactgagccttgcggtaccccattagtcactgcctaccattctgaaaaggtcccgtttattcccactctttgcttcctgtctgctaaccaatcctctatccacatcaataccttacccccaataccgtgtgctttaagtttgcacactaatctcctgtgggggaccttgtcaaaaggccctaaagggattggacaagctagatgcaggaagattgttcccgatgttggggaagtccagaacgaggggccacagtttgaggatagaggggaagccttttaggaccgagattaggaaaaacttcttcacacagagagtggtgaatctgtggaattctctgccacaggaaacagttgaggccagttcattgactatatttaagagggagttagatatggcccttgtggctacgggggtcagggggtatgcagggaaggctggggcggggttctgagttggatgatcagccatgatcgtaataaatggcggtgcaggctcagaggaccgaatggcctactccctgcacctattttctatgtttctatgtttctatgtttctaaagacttttgaaaatccaaatataccacatccactggttctcccctatccactctattagttacatcttcaaaaaattctatgagattcgtcagacatgattttcatttcacaaatccatgctgactttgtccgatgatttcaccgctttccaaatgtgctgttatcacatttttgataactgactccagcagtttccccaccaccgacgttaggctaaccggtctataattccccggtttctctctccctccttttttaaaaagtggagttacattagccaccctccaatcctcaggaactagtccagaatctgacgagttttgaaaaattatcactaatgcatccactatctcttgggctacttccttaagcactctgggatgcagaccatctggccctggggatttatctgccttgaatcccttcaatttacctaacaccacttccctactaacatgtatttcgctcagttcctccatctcactggaccctctgtcccctactatttctggaagattatttatgtcctccttagtgaagacagaaccaaagcaattattcaattggtctgccatgtccttgctccccataatcaattcacccgtttctgactgtaggggacctacatttgtctttaccagtcttttcctttttacatatctataaaagcttttacagtcagtttttatgttccctgccagttttctctcataatctttcttccccttcctaattaagggctttgccctcctctgctgaactcatttctctcagtcctcaggtgagccactttttctggccaatttgtatgcttcttctttggaattgatactatccctaatttctcttatcagccacgggtgcaccacCTTCCttaatttattcttttgccaaactgggatgaacaattgttgtagttcatccatgaaatctttaaatgcttgccattacatatccaccatcaatcctttaagtgtcatttgtcagtctatcttagctaattcacgtctcataccttcaaagttacccctctttaagttcagaacctttgtttctgaattaactatttcactctccatcttaacgaagaattccaccatattatagtcactcttacccaaggggcctctcacgacatgtagattgaagtcacccattataactgctgttcctttattgcacacatttctaatttcctgtttaataccatctccgacctcactactactgttaggtggcctgtacacaactcccaccagcgtcttctgccccttagtgttacgcagctctgcCCAtttcgattccacatcttcccggcttatgtccttcctttctattgcgttaatctcctctttaaccagcaacaccaccccacctccttttctttcatgtctatccctcctgaatattgaatatccctgaacgtggagttcccatccttggtcaccctggagccatgtctctgtgatcccaactatatcataatcattaataacaatctgcgctttcaattcatccaccttatttcgaatgctccttgcattgacacacaaagccttcaggcgctcttttacaactctcttagcccttatacgaATATTTTGAAAGGtgaccctttttaatgcttgccctggatttgtcggcctgccacttttacttttctccttactactttttgcttcacGGTACCGTAAAAAGCGAAGAGCCAAACTGTTACCAGATTATAAGCTTTTCATCTGCGTTTATTCAGCACAATTCCAAGCAGGCTAGcacaatcagttttattatcaagTTCCAAGCGATCATTTTAAGAAAAATCCAGCAATTCCATGAATCACTCGTACAGTTACAGTATATGTGATTGTGGCATTTCCGTTCTCATAGACAGCAGACGGCAAAGATCATATTATTGCAGAAGTAAACTACAATTGAAACTGCCCTTTCGTGGGGAAGGATGATCCCTGGCCTGAGAGACTTCTCGCCTGGTGTTCCGGCAGATTCACTGCTGGTCTGTTGTGTCCCTACCTCTTTAAGCCCGGAAAATCCTCAGGATGGTGAAGATGCGTTATAGGAACAGAAATAGCGGAGAGAAGTCTGACAGGACCCTGATCTGTCCGTCACTAGACAGTTTTGGCAGACACATGCCGGCCCATCACCAGACCCCGTCATCATTGGCTCCTAATGTGCTCAGAGCGCCCTGACTAGCTATAGGGGACAGCTGTGTGggtttcggggggggggggtgcctggCCTGGGACCGGATTTGGGCGCTGCCTTCCTCAAGGACAACGGAGGCTGTCTGCGCTCGCTTGCCTTTTCTTGAAAGGAGCCTTGGACCCAAACGGCTTCCGGGCTCCTGCTAAGGACAAAGAGCTGTTTTGGGGTAGCAGAGCTGAAGGCAACACATGCCAATCTTTCCGAGTGATATTTGGTGAGCATTGTGGCAAGTCCAGGGGGAGGGAAGCGGTAGGTATCAGGAGAGAAGCGCCTCCGGGAGCAGACGCAGGGCTGACCTGGGCACATCAGTCGGGAACTAGGGAGCGATGGGAAGAGATACCGGCCCGTGTTGGTGAGGCTGGGGTGCGCGGAAGCAGCATTCTGCACCTCAAGAACAGTGGGGGAATTGCATGCAGGGTCCCGGCATAGTGTGGGATTATACGGGGAGTACAGAGTGAATGAGATTTATGCTCGGTGAACGCACAGGGTGACGCCACTGTAGTTCTCCCAGAAATGGGCTGCTTCCGGGAAATTCCAGGCGCCCCACAGACCTTTCAAACGTCTCACTGTGTGGACAACATACGAACCACTGAGGTGGTCGTAGATAAACGTCGCCACTTCTCTTGCATCATCCCAGTCGTTCTTTCCATCCATTAATTGCTTGATGTGGTTCTGGTCAATTGGCTGTGGATCGCGGGAGTAGGAGACAACAATATTACAACCATTATTCCTGAAAAAGTGAAAGCGGTTAGTACCACAAACACAGTGATTGTCAAACCCACCGACATCGTTATAGACCCGCACTGACCAAGAAATCCAATCATATTTCTTTTTCAACTCTTCCAATACATAGGATGAAAACtctctgttctccttcccactcttaTCCTTCAAAAACTTGCTCACATCCTCCCCGGCCTGGTCCGCAAACTCCGCGATGCAGCGATCTACCAACGATTTCATCTTACGTTCGATGTTGAGCATTTTCTCGTTCCATTCCTGCCCCAGCGCAGTGACGTTGTTCCCGGTGAGTTCTGCGTGACCCATCAGGGCGATCAGGCCGATACAGAAGAGCTCCTTCAGACCGGCGCACAACTCCTCCATCAGGCGCCGGTCCCTCTGGCTGTGGTTCATGGCGGTGTCCAGGACCGATTCGGCAAAGATGCTAGTTGAACCCATCACGCCTTCATAGAGAGTGTGGAGGTTCTGGTCGCCC of the Mobula birostris isolate sMobBir1 chromosome 3, sMobBir1.hap1, whole genome shotgun sequence genome contains:
- the LOC140195641 gene encoding protein rapunzel-like, with amino-acid sequence MSDAENALELVKTSAEAAQVVTELLDSAAKLSSALGALGPLFGVAAAIVKLVLGNVDSPEMAYMKEQFAAVRNQLDKISDKITEVILEIKNSTMKNQYFTVEENIKNQFRKYMDILNAEPEYREKEKEEFLSHFNASKGDQNLHTLYEGVMGSTSIFAESVLDTAMNHSQRDRRLMEELCAGLKELFCIGLIALMGHAELTGNNVTALGQEWNEKMLNIERKMKSLVDRCIAEFADQAGEDVSKFLKDKSGKENREFSSYVLEELKKKYDWISWSVRVYNDVGGFDNHCVCGTNRFHFFRNNGCNIVVSYSRDPQPIDQNHIKQLMDGKNDWDDAREVATFIYDHLSGSYVVHTVRRLKGLWGAWNFPEAAHFWENYSGVTLCVHRA